One genomic region from Blastococcus sp. Marseille-P5729 encodes:
- the rpoB gene encoding DNA-directed RNA polymerase subunit beta, whose amino-acid sequence MSFAKIREPLAVPDLLALQTSSFDWLVGNDAWRARIGDDQTAISGLEEILNEISPIEDFSDTMSLTFSNPRFEDVKADIETCKEKDMTYCAPLFVTAEFMNNTTGEIKSQTVFMGDFPIMTPGGTFVINGTERVVVSQLVRSPGVYFDRSLDKTTDKDVYGCKVIPSRGAWLEFDVDKRDTVGVRIDRKRRQPVTVLLKALGWSEDRIREHFGWSETMMATLEKDNIKTEDEALLDIYRKLRPGEPPTRDSAKTLLNNLFFNAKRYDLAKVGRYKVNKKLELEIPTAESVLTEEDIVASIEYIVHLHAGDEGYDLDDIDHFGNRRLRTVGELIQNQIRVGLSRMERVVRERMTTQDVEAITPQTLINIRPVSASIKEFFGTSQLSQFMDQTNPLAGLTHKRRLSALGPGGLSRERASMEVRDVHPSHYGRMCPIETPEGPNIGLIGSLASFARVNPFGFIESPYRKVENGVVTDQVDYLSADEEDRHVIAQANSPVDGEGRFVDERVLVRVKGGETVEVDPDAVDYMDVSPRQMNSVATAMIPFLEHDDANRALMGANMQRQSVPLLRSEAPLVGTGMELRAAIDAGDVLTATKGGVVEEVAADYITIMADDGTRQTFGLHKFNRSNQGTCVNQKVLVDEGQRVEVGQIIADGPCTENGELALGRNLLVAFMPWEGHNFEDAIILSQRLVRDDVLSSIHIEEFEVDARDTKLGPEEITRDIPNVSEEALADLDERGIIRIGAEVVAGDVLVGKVTPKGETELTPEERLLRAIFGEKAREVRDTSLKVKHGESGKVIGVQVFSREEGDELAPGVNELIRVYVAQMRKITDGDKLAGRHGNKGVISKILPEEDMPFLPDGTPVDVILNPLGVPSRMNVGQILETHLGWIAKQGWEVEGNPDWAQLLPEDARSSEPGTNTATPIFDGAREEEVIGLLGSTTPNRDGQRMVGSNGKAQLFDGRSGEPFPTPITVGYIYILKLLHLVDDKIHARSTGPYSMITQQPLGGKAQFGGQRFGEMECWAMQAYGAAYALQELLTIKSDDIVGRVKVYEAIVKGENVPEPGIPESFKVLLKELQSLCLNVQVLSSDGHAIELRDADDEAGRTADELGIDLSRREPSIVDLEG is encoded by the coding sequence GTGTCGTTCGCGAAGATTCGCGAGCCGCTCGCAGTGCCCGACCTGCTCGCCCTGCAGACCTCCAGTTTCGACTGGCTGGTCGGCAACGACGCATGGCGCGCCCGCATAGGCGACGACCAGACCGCCATCAGCGGCCTGGAGGAAATCCTCAACGAGATCTCCCCGATCGAGGACTTCTCGGACACCATGTCCCTCACCTTCTCCAACCCACGTTTCGAGGATGTCAAGGCCGACATCGAGACGTGCAAGGAAAAGGACATGACGTACTGCGCCCCGCTGTTCGTCACCGCCGAGTTCATGAACAACACCACCGGTGAGATCAAGTCGCAGACCGTGTTCATGGGCGACTTCCCGATCATGACCCCCGGCGGCACCTTCGTCATCAACGGCACCGAGCGCGTCGTCGTCTCGCAGCTGGTCCGTTCCCCGGGCGTCTACTTCGACCGGTCGCTGGACAAGACCACCGACAAGGACGTCTACGGCTGCAAGGTGATCCCCAGCCGCGGCGCGTGGCTGGAGTTCGACGTCGACAAGCGTGACACCGTCGGCGTGCGCATCGACCGCAAGCGCCGCCAGCCGGTCACCGTGCTGTTGAAGGCCCTCGGCTGGAGCGAGGACCGCATCCGCGAGCACTTCGGCTGGTCCGAGACCATGATGGCCACCCTCGAGAAGGACAACATCAAGACCGAGGACGAGGCCCTCCTCGACATCTATCGCAAGCTGCGCCCGGGTGAGCCGCCGACCCGCGACTCGGCCAAGACGCTGCTGAACAACCTGTTCTTCAACGCCAAGCGCTACGACCTGGCCAAGGTCGGCCGCTACAAGGTCAACAAGAAGCTCGAGCTGGAGATCCCGACCGCCGAGTCGGTACTCACCGAAGAGGACATCGTCGCCTCGATCGAGTACATCGTCCACCTGCACGCCGGCGACGAGGGCTACGACCTCGACGACATCGACCACTTCGGCAACCGCCGCCTGCGGACCGTCGGCGAGCTGATCCAGAACCAGATCCGGGTCGGTCTGTCCCGCATGGAGCGCGTCGTCCGCGAGCGGATGACCACTCAGGACGTCGAGGCGATCACGCCGCAGACCCTGATCAACATCCGCCCGGTGTCGGCCTCCATCAAGGAGTTCTTCGGCACCTCGCAGCTCTCGCAGTTCATGGACCAGACCAACCCGCTCGCGGGCCTGACCCACAAGCGCCGGCTGTCGGCGCTGGGCCCGGGCGGCCTGTCGCGTGAGCGCGCCAGCATGGAGGTCCGCGACGTCCACCCGTCGCACTACGGCCGCATGTGCCCGATCGAGACCCCAGAAGGCCCCAACATCGGCCTGATCGGCTCGCTGGCCTCGTTCGCGCGGGTCAATCCCTTCGGCTTCATCGAGTCGCCGTACCGCAAGGTTGAGAACGGCGTGGTTACCGACCAGGTCGACTACCTGTCCGCCGACGAGGAGGACCGGCACGTCATCGCCCAGGCGAACTCGCCGGTCGATGGCGAGGGCCGGTTCGTCGACGAGCGCGTGCTGGTGCGCGTCAAGGGCGGGGAGACCGTCGAGGTCGACCCGGACGCCGTGGACTACATGGACGTCTCGCCGCGTCAGATGAACTCGGTCGCGACTGCGATGATCCCGTTCCTCGAGCACGACGATGCCAACCGCGCGCTCATGGGCGCCAACATGCAGCGGCAGTCCGTGCCGCTGCTGCGCAGCGAGGCCCCGCTGGTCGGGACCGGCATGGAGTTGCGCGCGGCGATCGACGCCGGCGACGTGCTCACCGCCACGAAGGGCGGCGTGGTCGAGGAGGTCGCCGCCGACTACATCACGATCATGGCGGACGACGGCACCCGCCAGACCTTCGGTCTGCACAAGTTCAACCGCTCGAACCAGGGCACCTGCGTCAACCAGAAGGTCCTGGTCGACGAAGGACAGCGGGTTGAGGTCGGGCAGATCATCGCCGACGGCCCGTGCACCGAGAACGGCGAGCTCGCGCTCGGACGCAACCTGCTGGTTGCGTTCATGCCGTGGGAGGGCCACAACTTCGAGGACGCGATCATCCTGTCCCAGCGACTGGTGCGCGACGACGTCCTCTCCTCGATCCACATCGAGGAGTTCGAGGTCGACGCCCGCGACACCAAGCTGGGCCCGGAGGAGATCACCCGCGACATCCCCAACGTCTCCGAGGAGGCGCTGGCGGATCTCGACGAGCGCGGCATCATCCGCATCGGCGCCGAGGTCGTGGCCGGCGACGTCCTGGTCGGCAAGGTCACCCCGAAGGGCGAGACCGAGCTGACCCCCGAGGAGCGGCTGCTGCGCGCGATCTTCGGCGAGAAGGCGCGCGAGGTGCGCGACACCTCGCTGAAGGTCAAGCACGGTGAGTCCGGCAAGGTCATCGGCGTGCAGGTGTTCTCCCGCGAGGAGGGCGACGAGCTGGCGCCGGGCGTGAACGAGCTGATCCGCGTGTACGTCGCGCAGATGCGCAAGATCACCGACGGCGACAAGCTCGCCGGCCGTCACGGCAACAAGGGCGTCATCTCCAAGATCCTCCCCGAGGAGGACATGCCCTTCCTGCCAGACGGGACCCCGGTGGACGTCATCCTCAACCCGCTCGGTGTGCCGTCCCGCATGAACGTGGGACAGATCCTCGAGACGCACCTGGGCTGGATCGCCAAGCAGGGCTGGGAGGTTGAGGGCAACCCCGACTGGGCGCAGCTGCTGCCCGAGGACGCCCGCAGCTCCGAACCAGGCACCAACACCGCGACCCCGATCTTCGACGGCGCTCGCGAGGAGGAGGTCATCGGGCTGCTCGGCTCGACGACCCCGAACCGCGACGGCCAGCGGATGGTCGGCAGCAACGGCAAGGCGCAGCTTTTCGACGGCCGCTCCGGTGAGCCCTTCCCGACTCCGATCACGGTCGGCTACATCTACATCCTGAAGCTGCTGCACCTGGTCGACGACAAGATCCACGCGCGCTCGACCGGCCCGTACTCGATGATCACCCAGCAGCCGCTGGGCGGTAAGGCGCAGTTCGGTGGTCAGCGCTTCGGCGAGATGGAGTGCTGGGCGATGCAGGCCTACGGCGCGGCGTACGCGCTGCAGGAGCTGCTGACGATCAAGTCCGACGACATCGTCGGCCGCGTGAAGGTCTACGAGGCGATCGTGAAGGGCGAGAACGTCCCCGAGCCGGGCATCCCCGAGTCGTTCAAGGTGCTTCTGAAGGAGCTCCAGTCGCTGTGCCTGAACGTCCAGGTGCTCTCCAGCGATGGCCACGCCATCGAGCTGCGGGACGCCGACGACGAGGCCGGGCGCACGGCTGACGAGCTTGGAATCGACCTGTCCCGGCGCGAGCCGAGCATCGTCGACCTCGAGGGCTAA
- a CDS encoding CoA transferase, giving the protein MIGSELTAVIEQVTLRLDADEVVRRLDGAQIANARLRTMRGLVEHPQLAARDRWREVGSPVGPLQALLPPATFVGAEPPVMTPIPDVGEHTEAIRRELFGE; this is encoded by the coding sequence GTGATTGGTTCCGAGCTCACCGCCGTCATCGAGCAGGTCACGCTTCGGCTGGACGCCGACGAGGTTGTACGCCGGCTGGACGGCGCCCAGATCGCCAATGCGCGGTTACGCACCATGCGCGGTCTGGTCGAGCATCCGCAGCTGGCGGCGCGCGACCGCTGGCGCGAGGTCGGGTCTCCGGTCGGCCCGCTGCAGGCGCTGTTGCCGCCGGCCACGTTCGTCGGCGCCGAGCCGCCGGTCATGACACCGATCCCGGACGTCGGCGAGCACACCGAGGCGATCCGCCGTGAGCTCTTCGGCGAGTGA
- the rplL gene encoding 50S ribosomal protein L7/L12 → MAKLSSEELLSQFEEMTLLELSEFVKAFEEKFDVTAAAPVAVAGAAVAGGAGGDAGAAAEEKDEFDVILESAGDKKIQVIKEVRTLTSLGLKEAKDLVDGAPKPVLEKVNKEAADKAKEALEGAGATVSVK, encoded by the coding sequence ATGGCGAAGCTGTCGTCCGAAGAGCTGCTGTCGCAGTTCGAGGAAATGACCCTGCTCGAGCTCTCGGAGTTCGTGAAGGCATTCGAGGAGAAGTTCGACGTCACCGCTGCCGCTCCGGTCGCCGTTGCCGGTGCCGCTGTTGCCGGTGGTGCTGGCGGCGACGCCGGTGCCGCTGCCGAGGAGAAGGATGAGTTCGACGTCATCCTCGAGTCGGCCGGCGACAAGAAGATCCAGGTCATCAAGGAGGTCCGCACCCTGACCTCGCTCGGCCTGAAGGAGGCCAAGGACCTGGTCGACGGCGCTCCCAAGCCCGTCCTGGAGAAGGTCAACAAGGAGGCCGCGGACAAGGCCAAGGAGGCGCTCGAGGGCGCCGGCGCCACCGTCTCGGTCAAGTAG
- the rplJ gene encoding 50S ribosomal protein L10, whose amino-acid sequence MANAEKTAAVKEIADQFTESTAAVLTEYRGLSVAKMTELRKALGADTTYTVVKNTLTKLAAKDAGLDIEDELLNGPTAVAFIRGDIATAAKGLKEFAKDNPLLVIKGGVLEGKTISVDQVKQIADLEPREVLLAKLAGAMKGNLTKAAIVFNALPTKMAQLAEALKEKKPADAAPAAEAPAEAAADAPAEAPAEASEPAAETAES is encoded by the coding sequence ATGGCAAACGCAGAGAAGACTGCCGCGGTCAAGGAGATCGCCGATCAGTTCACCGAGTCGACCGCCGCCGTGCTCACCGAGTACCGCGGACTGTCGGTCGCCAAGATGACTGAGCTGCGCAAGGCGCTGGGCGCCGACACGACCTACACGGTCGTGAAGAACACCCTCACCAAGCTCGCGGCCAAGGACGCCGGACTCGACATCGAGGACGAGCTGCTCAACGGGCCGACCGCCGTCGCGTTCATCCGCGGCGACATCGCCACTGCGGCCAAGGGCCTGAAGGAGTTCGCGAAGGACAACCCGCTCCTGGTCATCAAGGGCGGTGTCCTCGAGGGCAAGACCATCTCCGTCGACCAGGTCAAGCAGATCGCCGACCTGGAGCCGCGCGAGGTGCTGCTCGCGAAGCTGGCCGGCGCGATGAAGGGCAACCTGACCAAGGCCGCGATCGTGTTCAACGCCCTGCCCACCAAGATGGCCCAGCTTGCCGAGGCCCTCAAGGAGAAGAAGCCCGCCGACGCAGCGCCGGCTGCCGAGGCACCCGCGGAGGCTGCCGCCGACGCGCCCGCCGAGGCCCCGGCCGAGGCATCCGAGCCCGCCGCCGAGACTGCCGAGAGCTAG
- a CDS encoding M20/M25/M40 family metallo-hydrolase: protein MTGALRVRVAALIVSILSAVGLAVTVVATDDGRQLPPPTAPWRGEPGPLAGTVTADAAIEHLHAFQDLADAHGGNRAAGTPGFEASTEYVEQTLHEAGYETTLEHFTFEYDLAWGARLDQLSPTPRSFAHEPMAESPSTAAGGLSGEVVAPADPTGCTAASYPAGSDGKIALVARGDCPFAEKSVAAGEAGAIALVVYNNEDGPLHGGLDEDGDGYIPTTGITQADGEILLTELGSGPVTLAYDVQHGTEERESFSVLAETTGGDPEDVVMLGAHLDSTPAGPGINDNASGVAALLEVAVQLADRPEPPTRTVRFAFWGAEELGLIGSTHYVEGLQPAELDALAMYLNVDMVASPNYMIGVYAGEASGVLTSYLDAHGQPWVSVDIAGASDHAPFQDQGVPVTGLYTGSLETKDDEDVELFGGTSGESYDAGYHTAGDDIDNISIEALQINLEAIAHVVDALAGPDAD from the coding sequence ATGACCGGTGCGCTGCGGGTGCGGGTTGCCGCGCTGATCGTCTCGATCCTGAGCGCCGTTGGCCTGGCGGTGACCGTCGTCGCCACAGACGACGGCAGGCAGCTGCCCCCGCCGACCGCGCCGTGGCGAGGAGAGCCCGGTCCGCTCGCCGGCACCGTCACCGCGGACGCCGCGATTGAGCACCTGCACGCCTTCCAGGACCTCGCCGACGCTCACGGTGGCAACCGGGCGGCCGGAACCCCTGGCTTCGAGGCATCCACGGAGTACGTCGAACAGACCCTCCACGAGGCCGGTTACGAGACAACCCTGGAGCATTTCACCTTCGAGTACGACCTGGCCTGGGGAGCGAGGCTGGACCAGCTTTCACCGACACCCCGGTCCTTCGCGCACGAACCGATGGCGGAGTCGCCGTCCACCGCGGCTGGTGGGCTGAGCGGCGAGGTCGTCGCGCCAGCAGACCCGACCGGATGCACGGCGGCCAGCTACCCGGCGGGAAGCGATGGGAAGATCGCCCTGGTGGCTCGCGGGGACTGCCCGTTCGCCGAGAAGTCCGTTGCCGCCGGCGAAGCGGGCGCCATCGCCCTCGTGGTCTACAACAACGAGGACGGTCCCCTGCACGGCGGACTGGACGAGGACGGCGACGGGTACATCCCGACCACCGGGATCACCCAGGCCGACGGCGAGATCCTGCTCACCGAGCTGGGCTCTGGGCCGGTGACGCTCGCGTACGACGTCCAGCACGGGACCGAGGAGCGGGAGAGCTTCAGCGTCCTCGCCGAGACGACCGGAGGGGACCCGGAGGACGTCGTCATGCTCGGCGCACATCTCGACAGCACGCCGGCCGGGCCAGGCATCAACGACAATGCGAGCGGGGTGGCCGCCCTCCTCGAGGTCGCCGTCCAGCTCGCGGACCGGCCCGAGCCGCCGACCCGGACGGTCCGCTTCGCCTTCTGGGGAGCCGAGGAGCTCGGCCTGATCGGCTCCACCCACTACGTCGAGGGCCTGCAACCGGCCGAGCTGGACGCGCTCGCCATGTACCTCAACGTGGACATGGTGGCCTCGCCCAACTACATGATCGGGGTCTATGCGGGCGAGGCGTCCGGGGTGCTCACGTCCTACCTCGACGCCCACGGCCAGCCCTGGGTGAGCGTCGACATCGCCGGCGCCTCGGACCATGCGCCCTTCCAGGACCAGGGCGTCCCGGTGACCGGGCTCTACACCGGTTCATTAGAGACCAAGGACGACGAGGACGTCGAGCTGTTCGGCGGAACCTCCGGCGAGTCGTACGACGCGGGGTATCACACCGCCGGCGACGACATCGACAACATCAGCATCGAGGCCCTGCAGATCAATCTCGAGGCGATCGCGCACGTCGTCGACGCACTCGCCGGCCCGGACGCCGACTAG
- a CDS encoding CaiB/BaiF CoA-transferase family protein, whose amino-acid sequence MLEKALEGIKVMDMSRILAGPWCTQNLADLGADVIKVEHPVGGDDTRSWGPPYPKGTGAEHGFSPYFAAANRGKRSLAVSFATEEGREVLTRLAEQCDVLVENYKAGTLGRYGLGYDDLKKVNPRLIYCSITGYGQTGPMAHKPGYDFVFQGTGGLMSYTGQPDGRPGAEPLRAGISLMDLSSGLYSTSAILAAVIQRGRTGEGQYIDMALLDASVAMNANMAQLYLTTGQPPQRFGNAHPTIAPYEVFATSDGFLILAVGNDSQFAKFCQVVGRPEIAEDERYRTNAARVANRDTLREIVAGLLLTRERDAWGADLEAAGVPWGPINNLDDVFADEQVQHRGMLQEVVHPVTGPLQQVRNPMLYDVSMDGVAAPPLNGEHTIELLQDLGYDDARIAELRTAGVVGVWQAPQEPEHPGTISVV is encoded by the coding sequence GTGCTGGAGAAGGCGCTCGAAGGCATCAAGGTCATGGACATGTCGCGGATCCTGGCCGGACCATGGTGCACCCAGAACCTGGCCGATCTCGGGGCCGACGTCATCAAGGTCGAGCATCCGGTCGGTGGCGACGACACCCGGTCGTGGGGACCGCCCTACCCGAAGGGCACCGGCGCCGAGCACGGCTTCTCGCCGTACTTCGCTGCTGCGAACCGTGGCAAGCGCTCGCTCGCGGTGTCCTTCGCGACCGAGGAGGGTCGGGAGGTCCTCACCCGGCTGGCGGAGCAGTGCGACGTCCTCGTCGAGAACTACAAGGCCGGCACGCTCGGGCGGTACGGCCTCGGCTATGACGACCTGAAAAAGGTCAACCCGCGGCTGATCTACTGCTCCATCACCGGGTACGGACAGACCGGGCCGATGGCGCACAAGCCCGGGTACGACTTCGTGTTCCAGGGCACCGGTGGGCTGATGAGCTACACCGGCCAGCCCGACGGACGGCCCGGGGCCGAGCCGCTGCGTGCCGGCATCTCGCTGATGGATCTCTCCTCGGGGCTCTACTCGACCTCGGCGATCCTGGCCGCGGTGATCCAGCGTGGCCGCACCGGGGAGGGGCAGTACATCGACATGGCGCTGCTGGATGCCTCGGTCGCGATGAACGCCAACATGGCCCAGCTGTACCTGACGACCGGACAGCCGCCCCAGCGCTTCGGCAACGCGCACCCGACGATCGCGCCGTACGAGGTGTTCGCGACCTCCGACGGATTCCTGATTCTCGCGGTCGGGAACGACTCTCAGTTCGCGAAGTTCTGTCAGGTGGTCGGGCGACCGGAGATCGCCGAGGACGAGCGGTACCGGACGAACGCCGCACGGGTGGCCAACCGGGACACATTGCGCGAGATCGTCGCCGGGCTGTTGCTCACCCGCGAGCGCGACGCGTGGGGCGCCGACCTGGAGGCGGCGGGAGTGCCGTGGGGTCCGATCAACAACCTGGACGATGTCTTCGCCGATGAGCAGGTCCAGCATCGCGGGATGCTGCAGGAGGTCGTGCACCCGGTCACCGGACCGCTGCAGCAGGTGCGCAACCCGATGCTCTACGACGTCTCGATGGACGGGGTCGCGGCGCCGCCACTCAACGGCGAGCACACGATCGAGCTCCTGCAGGACCTGGGCTACGACGACGCGCGGATCGCCGAGCTCCGGACCGCCGGCGTGGTCGGGGTCTGGCAGGCACCGCAGGAGCCCGAGCATCCCGGCACCATCAGCGTCGTCTGA
- a CDS encoding SRPBCC family protein, whose product MDKRTDTLLETSIGIDASPARVWALVANPRNMARWSPHVAKVILRGAIQKGATALNINRDGAKVWPTRSKIITFDPPREYAIRVRENNAVWSFHLEPDGAGTRLTQRRDTSAGTTRLSDFLVAKIFGGKPEFDKTLLRGMNETLRKIKADAESR is encoded by the coding sequence ATGGACAAGCGCACCGACACCCTGCTCGAGACCTCGATCGGCATCGACGCCTCCCCCGCTCGCGTGTGGGCGCTCGTGGCAAACCCGCGCAACATGGCGCGGTGGAGCCCACACGTGGCCAAGGTGATCCTGCGCGGCGCCATCCAGAAGGGGGCTACGGCGCTCAACATCAATCGCGACGGCGCGAAGGTGTGGCCGACCCGGTCCAAGATCATCACCTTCGACCCTCCGCGCGAGTACGCCATCCGGGTGCGGGAGAACAACGCCGTGTGGTCCTTCCACCTCGAGCCGGACGGCGCCGGCACGCGGCTCACCCAGCGCCGCGACACGAGCGCCGGCACCACCAGGCTCTCCGACTTCCTCGTAGCCAAGATCTTCGGCGGCAAGCCGGAGTTCGATAAGACCCTGCTGCGCGGCATGAACGAGACGCTGCGCAAGATCAAGGCGGACGCCGAGTCGAGATAG
- a CDS encoding long-chain-fatty-acid--CoA ligase has product MPEPIMTMPSTGLDWVHQLDRHAYMNPDGVALRFRGETTSWAQLADRSRRLASALADAGVERGDRVIIMITNRPEFLEAVIATNVLGAVAVPINFRLVAREVEFLVQDSGSMALVVEQALAPLIATVRESAGEDLAVLVVGDDASAAGDGARSYEDELQRHEPSTEDGPQDEGELALIMYTSGTTGRPKGSMLTYRNIAAQAFTMALVADEMVEEDIKLITPPLFHIAGIANVLPSVLAGSPCVIMPTGLFDPVQILDVLEQERITSVFLVPTQWQAVCAVPGIADRDLRLTSISWGASPATPAILRAMAETFPNAKNICTFGQTEMSPVTTVLPGRDAVRKLGSVGKAVPLVAMRIVDPGMNDVAPGEVGEIVYRGPGTMSGYWNNPEATEDAFRGGWFHSGDLVRMDEEGFLYVVDRVKDMIISGGENIYSSEVENAISEHPKVHEVAVVGAPHEKWVETPVAYVVPRDENDPPSAAEILEFLKDRLASYKKPTRIHLIGELPRNASGKVLKGPLREQSKA; this is encoded by the coding sequence ATGCCAGAGCCGATCATGACCATGCCCAGTACCGGGCTGGACTGGGTGCATCAACTCGACCGACACGCCTACATGAACCCGGATGGCGTCGCACTGCGGTTCCGGGGTGAGACGACGAGCTGGGCGCAGCTCGCGGACCGCTCGCGTCGCCTGGCCTCCGCGCTCGCCGACGCGGGCGTCGAGCGCGGCGACCGGGTGATCATCATGATCACCAACCGGCCCGAGTTCCTGGAGGCGGTCATCGCCACGAACGTGCTGGGCGCGGTGGCGGTACCGATCAACTTCCGGCTGGTCGCCCGCGAGGTCGAGTTCCTGGTGCAGGACTCCGGCTCGATGGCGCTCGTGGTCGAGCAGGCGCTCGCCCCGCTGATCGCGACCGTCCGCGAGTCCGCCGGCGAGGACCTCGCCGTCCTGGTGGTCGGCGACGACGCGAGCGCGGCCGGGGACGGCGCGCGATCCTACGAGGACGAGCTGCAGCGGCATGAGCCGAGCACCGAGGACGGCCCCCAGGACGAGGGCGAGCTCGCGCTGATCATGTACACCTCGGGCACCACCGGGCGGCCGAAGGGCTCGATGCTGACCTATCGCAACATCGCCGCGCAGGCGTTCACGATGGCGTTGGTCGCGGACGAGATGGTGGAGGAGGACATCAAGCTCATCACTCCCCCGCTGTTCCACATCGCCGGCATCGCCAACGTGCTGCCGAGCGTGCTGGCGGGCTCTCCGTGCGTGATCATGCCGACGGGGCTGTTCGACCCGGTGCAGATCCTCGACGTGCTCGAGCAGGAGCGGATCACCAGCGTGTTCCTGGTGCCGACTCAGTGGCAGGCCGTGTGCGCCGTCCCCGGCATCGCCGATCGTGACCTGCGGCTGACCTCGATCTCGTGGGGCGCCTCCCCCGCGACACCGGCGATCCTGCGGGCGATGGCCGAGACCTTCCCGAACGCGAAGAACATCTGCACGTTCGGGCAGACCGAGATGTCGCCGGTGACGACGGTGCTGCCGGGGCGGGACGCCGTCCGCAAGCTCGGGTCGGTCGGCAAGGCAGTCCCGCTGGTCGCGATGCGCATCGTAGACCCGGGGATGAACGACGTCGCCCCTGGCGAGGTCGGCGAGATCGTCTACCGCGGACCGGGCACCATGAGCGGCTACTGGAACAACCCCGAGGCGACCGAGGACGCCTTCCGCGGCGGCTGGTTCCACTCCGGCGATCTGGTGCGCATGGACGAGGAGGGCTTCCTGTACGTCGTCGACCGCGTCAAGGACATGATCATCTCCGGCGGCGAGAACATCTACTCGTCGGAGGTCGAGAACGCCATCTCCGAGCACCCGAAGGTGCATGAGGTGGCGGTCGTCGGCGCGCCACACGAGAAGTGGGTCGAGACGCCGGTCGCGTACGTCGTCCCGCGCGATGAGAACGACCCGCCGAGCGCGGCAGAGATCCTGGAGTTCCTCAAGGACCGGCTGGCCTCCTACAAGAAGCCCACGCGGATCCATCTGATCGGCGAGTTGCCGCGCAATGCCTCCGGCAAGGTGCTGAAGGGTCCACTGCGCGAGCAGTCGAAGGCCTAG
- a CDS encoding CoA pyrophosphatase → MTPEWLTSMRSRLQADPPLWFSEHPVPASPRRSSAVLVLFGPGADGRPELVLTERAHHLRSHGAQVVFPGGHLEPGETPVQAALRESNEEIGLDQSSVEIVDVLPAVYLTPQSMAYVPVLGWWREPHPVDVVDPDEVRRIVIPAAEDLAAPENRFTATAPGGYRGPGFFADDLIVWGVTANLLASVLELAGMARPWDESVTHPLPHRLLAPYGWEAVTPDTDETQTRR, encoded by the coding sequence GTGACTCCCGAATGGCTGACCTCGATGCGCTCGCGGCTGCAGGCGGATCCGCCGCTGTGGTTCAGCGAGCACCCTGTCCCGGCCTCACCCCGGCGTTCGTCGGCGGTGCTGGTGCTGTTCGGTCCGGGCGCTGACGGCCGCCCTGAGTTGGTGCTCACTGAACGCGCGCACCACCTGCGCTCGCACGGCGCGCAGGTGGTCTTCCCCGGTGGGCATCTGGAGCCGGGCGAGACGCCGGTGCAGGCCGCCCTGCGCGAAAGCAACGAGGAGATCGGCCTCGACCAGAGCAGCGTCGAGATCGTCGACGTGCTGCCCGCGGTCTATCTGACACCCCAGAGCATGGCCTACGTCCCCGTGCTCGGGTGGTGGCGCGAGCCGCACCCGGTCGACGTCGTCGACCCCGACGAGGTACGCCGGATCGTCATCCCCGCGGCCGAGGATCTCGCCGCGCCGGAGAACCGGTTCACCGCGACCGCCCCCGGAGGCTATCGCGGCCCCGGGTTCTTCGCCGACGATCTGATCGTGTGGGGAGTCACCGCGAACCTCCTCGCCTCCGTGCTCGAGCTGGCCGGCATGGCCAGGCCGTGGGACGAGTCCGTCACCCACCCGCTGCCGCACCGGCTGCTCGCGCCGTACGGCTGGGAGGCGGTGACTCCCGACACCGACGAGACTCAGACCAGACGCTAG